One genomic window of Candidatus Latescibacterota bacterium includes the following:
- a CDS encoding efflux RND transporter periplasmic adaptor subunit: MASKKKKWILIVSALVVISVLVVVAVGRKNGGEKLSVETQVTSLHDLVETVTATGRIEPRTQVKISADVAGKITHLGIKEGDWVEKGDLLVRLDQERYSAALEQAEASLRSVKANANLAKETLLKVEKDYERTSSLVEQNLESRASYDQAFTAVQVEKARHQSMQELVAQSLATVKQARDNLSKTTIYAPMAGTISTLNKEVGEIALGSQFQEDVIMIVSNLSEMEALVNIDENDIVNVSMGDSSSIEIDALPDRVFRGVVREIASSANISRSGTTDQKTEFEVKLSIIDAATQLRPGMTASTDIVIETRNSTLAVPLQCVTVRTPEQLKRHIPVAPGDAVADSLPENEYEADKDGFVTVVWVVKDGVATAIQVVTGIQSETHIEILSGISEGDMIVTGNYRAISQTLKNDLDVIAEEKKEEE; the protein is encoded by the coding sequence ATGGCCTCTAAGAAGAAAAAGTGGATTCTGATCGTTTCGGCGCTGGTCGTCATTTCCGTCCTTGTCGTTGTCGCTGTCGGCAGAAAGAACGGCGGGGAAAAGCTGAGTGTGGAGACTCAGGTCACCAGCCTGCACGATCTGGTAGAGACAGTCACAGCCACCGGCAGGATCGAGCCGAGGACACAGGTGAAGATCAGCGCAGATGTCGCGGGCAAGATCACTCACCTCGGCATCAAGGAAGGCGACTGGGTCGAAAAAGGTGACTTGCTTGTTCGCCTCGATCAGGAACGATACTCTGCCGCGCTCGAACAGGCCGAGGCCAGTCTCCGATCGGTAAAGGCCAACGCTAATCTGGCGAAAGAAACCCTGCTTAAGGTAGAAAAAGACTACGAACGCACAAGCAGTCTCGTTGAACAGAACCTCGAATCGCGTGCCAGTTACGACCAGGCCTTCACGGCTGTCCAGGTGGAAAAGGCCAGACATCAGTCCATGCAGGAACTGGTCGCACAATCACTCGCGACCGTCAAGCAGGCCAGGGACAACCTTTCCAAGACTACGATCTACGCGCCGATGGCGGGTACTATCTCTACTCTCAACAAGGAAGTCGGAGAGATAGCCCTCGGATCCCAGTTTCAGGAAGATGTCATCATGATCGTCTCCAATCTCTCCGAGATGGAGGCCCTCGTGAACATCGACGAAAACGACATCGTAAATGTCAGCATGGGTGACAGTTCCTCGATAGAGATCGACGCACTGCCCGACAGGGTCTTCCGCGGTGTCGTACGCGAGATCGCAAGCAGCGCAAATATCAGCAGATCCGGCACGACAGACCAGAAGACCGAGTTCGAAGTCAAACTTTCGATCATCGACGCCGCAACCCAGCTCAGGCCCGGGATGACGGCCAGCACCGATATAGTAATAGAGACCCGCAATAGCACTCTCGCTGTTCCCCTTCAATGTGTCACCGTGAGGACGCCTGAGCAGTTGAAAAGACACATCCCTGTGGCGCCAGGCGATGCGGTAGCAGACAGCCTGCCTGAAAACGAATATGAAGCCGACAAGGATGGATTTGTAACGGTCGTCTGGGTAGTGAAGGATGGAGTGGCGACTGCCATTCAGGTCGTGACAGGAATCCAGAGTGAGACACATATCGAGATCCTCTCCGGCATCAGCGAGGGCGACATGATAGTCACAGGCAACTACCGGGCCATCAGCCAGACCCTGAAAAACGACCTGGATGTCATAGCAGAAGAGAAAAAGGAAGAGGAGTGA
- a CDS encoding T9SS type A sorting domain-containing protein gives MNHSTRSTLLFTILFLFCLGIPALQAEWWDDGIPVCTAVDDQEDPKITTDDDGGAIIAWLDDRVPVAGRDIYAQRIGPDGSVLWVADGVEVYAGPDNADDVEICSDGTGGAYISWTDDRTGRYTYIQRLDESGTPQWVANGIAVSTKDISVSDILLTKDGADGAIVVWKNMEWPSRVLMAQRVDPSGTLMWSDSAVVVFEGPEDIYEKAITTDGSNGAIVTWMDYRSGSRYELYAQRIDEDGDTLWTGEGVLISSLATWDPAISPDGSGGAFIVWTTSSDLHIQHINSSGSFLLGASGIPLTTGSVQPTAVQLTYDGDGGVIITWADYSSGNYDVYALRMDGAGSLLWPLVEICSVEGNQFEQVAILDSEGNTIVAWYDFRTGLYPDIYAQKIDQLGSVEWSAGGVPLCTADYNQRFPDIVLADHDGAIVCWEDERTGLNIYASYIGPNGFVGIYPAPRISAVVDVPGDQGGKIHVQWDASFLEAPPDMTITYYSVWRRLPQYMAALEGIGNTSGENVSEDNGFEETVFFDGSELVPDKEEDRRILRTDAGGYSWELLGTQTSHYFENYTMTVESLYDSTALGTGWQFYMVTAHTDTAWVYYDSVVDSGYSVDNLAPAAPLGVMAEQGYQPEGLTLSWDLNSEEDLSGYKVYRGSDPGFVPGPGNLMAYTETGAVFDGDWRWNETWYYRIVAIDIHGNESDNVFLGPADITGDDLPDVPETAFLAQNCPNPFNPVTTIRFGLKESGLVSLKVYDAAGRLIRVLMDEVKEAGYCEKAWNGIDDRGARVASGVYFYRLIAGDFVETKKMIMLR, from the coding sequence ATGAATCATTCCACCAGATCAACATTACTTTTCACAATTCTATTCCTGTTTTGTCTCGGAATACCAGCGCTCCAGGCAGAATGGTGGGACGATGGGATTCCTGTCTGTACCGCTGTGGATGACCAGGAGGACCCGAAGATCACGACAGATGATGACGGCGGTGCGATCATCGCCTGGCTCGACGACAGGGTCCCCGTGGCAGGACGAGACATTTACGCTCAAAGGATCGGACCGGACGGAAGCGTTCTGTGGGTGGCCGATGGAGTAGAGGTATACGCCGGTCCCGACAATGCTGACGATGTAGAGATATGCAGTGATGGCACTGGTGGCGCCTACATCAGCTGGACGGACGACAGGACGGGAAGATACACCTACATCCAGAGACTCGACGAATCCGGCACGCCGCAATGGGTCGCGAACGGGATCGCTGTATCTACGAAAGATATTTCAGTCTCAGATATTCTTCTGACGAAAGACGGCGCCGACGGAGCAATCGTCGTATGGAAGAACATGGAATGGCCTTCGAGAGTATTGATGGCTCAGCGAGTCGATCCCTCCGGGACCCTGATGTGGAGCGATTCAGCTGTTGTGGTCTTCGAGGGCCCCGAAGATATATACGAAAAGGCTATCACTACTGACGGGAGTAACGGAGCTATAGTAACCTGGATGGATTACAGGAGCGGGTCGCGCTACGAATTATACGCTCAACGTATCGACGAGGACGGAGATACCTTGTGGACAGGTGAAGGAGTGCTTATATCGAGTCTGGCGACGTGGGACCCTGCTATCTCCCCGGACGGATCTGGGGGGGCGTTTATCGTATGGACCACGAGTAGCGATCTACATATCCAGCATATCAACTCATCGGGCTCATTCCTGCTGGGAGCAAGCGGAATACCTCTCACAACGGGGTCGGTCCAACCGACAGCTGTCCAGCTTACCTACGACGGTGATGGTGGAGTGATCATCACCTGGGCCGATTACAGTAGCGGGAATTACGATGTTTACGCTCTGAGGATGGACGGAGCTGGTTCTCTGTTGTGGCCACTGGTTGAAATATGCAGTGTGGAAGGGAATCAGTTCGAGCAGGTAGCTATACTCGATTCCGAAGGTAACACGATCGTTGCCTGGTATGATTTCAGGACTGGCCTGTATCCGGATATATATGCCCAAAAGATAGATCAGCTTGGTTCGGTAGAATGGAGTGCAGGTGGAGTACCGCTATGTACTGCGGATTACAATCAGAGATTTCCCGATATCGTACTTGCCGATCATGATGGCGCTATCGTCTGCTGGGAGGACGAGAGGACGGGACTTAACATCTATGCCAGTTACATCGGGCCGAACGGATTCGTGGGAATCTATCCCGCGCCGCGGATCTCCGCTGTCGTCGATGTCCCGGGTGACCAGGGAGGGAAGATCCACGTCCAGTGGGATGCTTCCTTCCTGGAGGCCCCTCCTGACATGACGATCACTTATTATTCCGTATGGAGGAGATTGCCGCAATACATGGCCGCGCTCGAGGGGATAGGGAACACGTCCGGGGAAAATGTGTCTGAAGATAATGGGTTTGAAGAAACGGTCTTTTTTGATGGGAGCGAGCTTGTTCCCGACAAAGAAGAGGACCGAAGGATCCTTCGCACGGATGCTGGTGGGTACTCCTGGGAGCTCCTCGGCACGCAGACGTCCCATTATTTTGAAAACTATACCATGACAGTGGAGAGTCTCTATGATTCAACGGCTCTGGGGACGGGATGGCAGTTCTACATGGTGACGGCTCACACCGACACGGCCTGGGTCTACTACGACTCGGTCGTCGACAGTGGTTATTCGGTCGACAACCTCGCACCGGCCGCGCCGCTGGGTGTGATGGCCGAGCAGGGCTACCAGCCCGAGGGCCTGACTCTCTCCTGGGATCTGAATAGCGAAGAAGATCTGTCGGGATACAAGGTCTACCGCGGCTCCGATCCTGGATTCGTTCCTGGCCCAGGCAACCTTATGGCCTATACAGAGACCGGGGCCGTTTTCGACGGCGACTGGCGGTGGAACGAGACCTGGTATTATCGGATAGTTGCGATTGACATCCATGGGAACGAGAGCGATAACGTCTTTCTTGGCCCGGCCGATATCACTGGCGACGATTTGCCGGATGTCCCGGAAACGGCCTTCCTCGCGCAGAACTGTCCGAACCCATTCAATCCCGTCACCACGATCCGGTTCGGGTTGAAAGAGTCCGGACTGGTGAGCCTGAAAGTCTACGATGCTGCCGGAAGGCTCATCCGTGTGCTTATGGATGAAGTGAAAGAAGCGGGATACTGCGAAAAGGCCTGGAACGGAATCGACGACCGCGGCGCAAGGGTAGCCAGCGGTGTATATTTTTACAGGCTGATTGCGGGTGATTTCGTGGAGACGAAAAAGATGATAATGCTTCGTTAG
- a CDS encoding T9SS type A sorting domain-containing protein produces MSTARALFLLSIIIAIVVIPSGADAGWTENGAPVCTISGVQDQIKICSDDMGGSIIVWRDRRSTANIYAQRLDQMGRRLWAEAGVLVCGATDVQEWPEVLPDGSGGAYIVWQDFRGGMDFDIYAQRIDSDGAPLWTVDGVVICDAADFQISPVMCSASVGGFLVAWEDGRSGTSLDVYAQRVDSGGTSLLTADGVAICGATGDQTEVDIVSDDNSGAFIVWQDQRGDTRIYGQRMYSNGAIAFTADGIGIFDSTYDQYGPKAAIDGVGGVYVVMYDSMYRAYIQRFGVDGVMRFGASGAILGYNSPYYALPLIMEDGIGGAIIAWQSWRTDGTTRYDLYVQRVNRTGTLLWGLDGIPVCTYGASVYNLSLTSDGQRGLVISWRDTRDIATTVNDLYVQRVDSLGSMRWALNGEPICIQEDNQTIPVMTTDGSGGAIIAWQDSRNGDLDTYAMRILSDGDYIATALAGFIAVPAVEGVGIEWTMSRMDPGVSFRILRALSVTEYQDAGSLFFEEIAIITADMDEMEYSFLDTDAESGRNYVYRVEVVMGGTGPDEETHILFETEPVGLPSAALTLGQNVPNPFNPVTRISFYLPSRAQARLDIFDVSGRHIMRLIDETRGPGEGEVVWNGMNTGGEMVSSGIYFYRLSAGKETLTRKMILLR; encoded by the coding sequence ATGAGTACTGCCAGAGCTTTGTTTCTATTGTCGATAATTATTGCCATCGTTGTCATTCCCTCCGGAGCAGATGCTGGCTGGACGGAGAACGGTGCTCCTGTATGCACCATTTCAGGCGTACAGGATCAGATCAAGATATGCTCCGATGATATGGGGGGATCGATAATCGTATGGAGAGACCGGAGGAGTACAGCGAACATCTATGCCCAGCGTCTCGACCAGATGGGCAGGCGGTTGTGGGCCGAGGCCGGTGTCCTGGTCTGTGGGGCGACAGATGTCCAGGAGTGGCCCGAAGTATTGCCCGACGGCAGTGGAGGCGCCTATATCGTATGGCAGGATTTTCGCGGCGGAATGGACTTCGACATATACGCTCAGCGGATCGACAGTGACGGGGCTCCGCTCTGGACTGTCGATGGAGTGGTCATCTGCGATGCCGCCGATTTTCAGATTTCACCCGTGATGTGTTCTGCCAGTGTCGGAGGGTTCCTGGTCGCCTGGGAGGATGGGAGGTCCGGGACATCCTTGGATGTATACGCCCAGAGGGTCGATTCCGGAGGTACAAGCCTCCTGACGGCGGACGGGGTCGCGATCTGCGGGGCGACGGGCGATCAGACAGAAGTCGATATCGTCTCCGACGATAATAGCGGTGCTTTTATCGTATGGCAGGACCAGAGGGGCGACACAAGGATCTACGGGCAGCGGATGTATTCTAACGGAGCGATAGCATTCACCGCGGACGGGATCGGAATATTCGATAGCACATACGACCAGTACGGCCCCAAAGCGGCTATAGATGGAGTGGGGGGAGTCTACGTCGTGATGTATGATTCGATGTACCGGGCGTATATCCAGAGATTCGGTGTGGACGGGGTCATGAGATTCGGCGCCTCGGGAGCGATCCTCGGGTACAACTCTCCCTACTACGCCCTTCCGCTGATAATGGAGGACGGGATAGGCGGAGCGATCATAGCCTGGCAGAGCTGGCGTACTGATGGTACCACGAGGTATGACCTTTACGTGCAGAGAGTCAATCGGACCGGAACACTTCTATGGGGGCTCGATGGTATTCCCGTCTGCACTTATGGAGCATCGGTCTATAACCTCAGTCTGACGAGCGATGGTCAAAGGGGGTTGGTAATCTCATGGCGGGACACGAGAGATATCGCCACGACAGTCAACGATCTATACGTTCAAAGGGTCGATTCGCTGGGATCGATGCGGTGGGCGCTGAACGGCGAGCCGATATGCATTCAGGAAGATAATCAGACCATACCGGTGATGACGACAGATGGATCGGGTGGGGCTATCATAGCCTGGCAGGACTCGCGTAATGGCGATTTAGATACATATGCCATGAGGATCCTTTCTGATGGGGATTACATAGCGACTGCTCTGGCCGGGTTTATTGCTGTCCCGGCAGTGGAAGGGGTCGGGATCGAGTGGACGATGTCCAGAATGGACCCCGGCGTCTCCTTCAGGATCCTGCGTGCACTGTCTGTGACAGAGTATCAGGATGCGGGAAGTCTTTTTTTCGAGGAGATCGCAATAATAACCGCGGATATGGATGAAATGGAATATTCATTTTTAGATACCGATGCGGAATCCGGGAGAAATTATGTATATCGGGTCGAGGTTGTAATGGGTGGGACAGGCCCGGATGAAGAAACACATATTCTCTTCGAAACGGAACCTGTCGGACTTCCTTCAGCGGCCCTCACGCTTGGCCAGAACGTTCCCAACCCGTTCAATCCGGTAACCAGAATATCATTTTATCTTCCCTCCAGGGCGCAGGCCAGACTCGACATCTTCGATGTCTCGGGAAGGCATATCATGAGGCTCATCGACGAGACGCGCGGTCCCGGCGAAGGTGAGGTCGTATGGAACGGGATGAACACCGGTGGTGAGATGGTCTCCAGTGGGATCTATTTCTACAGGCTTTCGGCGGGCAAGGAGACACTCACAAGGAAAATGATCCTTCTCAGGTAA
- a CDS encoding ABC transporter permease, with product MFVLEALKMAIAAITTHKMRSFLTMVGIIAGISSIIAVMTGISVIQTSIEREISVLGTQTFQVQKQAAGGAISEEEMRKIRARRPTTVEHADAIRENVKSVDLVGAEIWGYNHVASYKDIKTNNNLMICGGTPEYTTNNTHFVLNGRNISHEDVKIGRSVVLLGHGVAAELFPWTDPLNQTIKIDSRKFKVIGVLEDKSSAVGGRFNQYLIIPSSRFVKNYGLRRPNGDIRSVNITVRAKTPEMLQQAIDEVRIVMRKERGLKPHEEDDFTIFTNDSNINTFNEMTRGIKMGSFVIGIVALIVAGIGIMNIMLVSVTERTREIGIRKALGAKRKNILAQFLLEAIILCNLGGIIGVIVGFGLGNIISLVTDFSAHVPLEWTFIGLAFCTGVGLTFGFWPAFRASKLDPIEALHYE from the coding sequence ATGTTTGTTCTCGAAGCTCTAAAAATGGCGATCGCGGCGATCACGACTCACAAGATGAGGTCCTTCCTCACGATGGTCGGGATCATCGCAGGAATCTCTTCTATCATAGCGGTGATGACAGGCATCTCTGTGATCCAGACCTCGATCGAGAGGGAGATCAGCGTTCTCGGCACACAGACGTTCCAGGTACAGAAACAGGCCGCCGGTGGCGCGATCAGCGAAGAAGAAATGAGAAAGATCCGGGCACGCAGGCCGACAACTGTGGAACACGCCGATGCCATCAGGGAGAATGTAAAAAGCGTCGACCTGGTCGGCGCGGAGATCTGGGGATATAACCACGTCGCATCATATAAAGATATAAAGACAAACAACAACCTGATGATCTGCGGGGGAACACCGGAGTACACGACCAACAACACACATTTCGTGCTGAACGGCAGAAATATCAGCCACGAGGATGTAAAAATAGGCAGAAGCGTTGTCCTCCTCGGACACGGTGTCGCGGCCGAACTCTTCCCCTGGACCGATCCGTTAAACCAGACGATCAAGATCGATAGTAGAAAATTCAAGGTGATAGGCGTTCTCGAGGACAAGAGTTCGGCGGTCGGTGGACGATTCAACCAGTATCTTATCATACCTTCTTCGAGGTTTGTAAAGAACTACGGTCTTCGCCGGCCGAACGGAGATATCCGATCGGTAAATATCACTGTCCGCGCAAAGACTCCTGAGATGCTTCAGCAGGCTATCGACGAGGTCAGGATAGTAATGCGAAAGGAACGCGGACTGAAACCCCACGAAGAAGACGACTTTACGATCTTCACCAACGACAGCAATATCAATACATTCAACGAGATGACGCGCGGCATCAAAATGGGTTCTTTCGTTATCGGAATAGTCGCGCTGATCGTAGCGGGAATCGGCATCATGAACATCATGCTCGTATCGGTCACAGAGCGCACACGGGAGATCGGTATCAGGAAGGCTCTCGGCGCGAAGAGGAAAAACATCCTGGCCCAGTTCCTCCTTGAGGCGATCATCCTGTGTAATCTGGGTGGGATTATCGGAGTCATCGTCGGCTTCGGCCTCGGAAACATCATCAGCCTTGTCACCGACTTTTCCGCACACGTTCCCCTTGAGTGGACCTTCATAGGGCTGGCCTTCTGCACCGGCGTCGGCCTGACCTTTGGATTCTGGCCCGCCTTCAGGGCTTCCAAGCTCGACCCTATCGAAGCGCTGCATTACGAGTAA
- a CDS encoding ABC transporter permease, with product MKIFLRSLKESFGIAARALSANRSRAILTTLGIVIGIMAVATTMTVSTGLSNNWQESLSVIGSDVLYISRIPWIVTGDFFRYRNRPRIDYETSGQLSSRLKDTKAISPGTGTARNVKFRSEVLENVNIIGTTDRQLLVANGVPDVGRFFTPSDINNRRFVCVIGSEIRDLLFGEADPLNKDIKVGQYKFRVIGVMEKLGSGGFFGGPNFDRRISIPVTSFIKAYGARNRSFEIAVKAPSQEQMEEFKFELIGEMRKIRKLSPTEEDDFSINSMDSMMDAYNNVMGVVFLVGFIITGFSLFVGGIGVMNIMLVSVTERTREIGIRKAIGARRRVILTEFLLESCYICLTGGVIGLAISYGVAALINRFLMPAAVNLPVILAAILVSFIVGIVSGLMPAMKASRLNPIEALMYE from the coding sequence ATGAAAATCTTCCTCCGCAGCTTAAAGGAATCGTTTGGCATCGCGGCCAGAGCTCTCAGCGCCAACAGGAGCCGTGCGATCCTCACGACACTCGGCATCGTCATAGGTATCATGGCGGTCGCGACTACGATGACAGTATCGACGGGACTTTCCAATAACTGGCAGGAGAGCCTTTCCGTCATAGGATCGGATGTCCTCTACATCTCGAGAATACCATGGATCGTCACCGGTGATTTCTTCAGGTACCGCAACAGACCCAGGATCGATTATGAGACATCAGGGCAACTTTCCAGCAGGCTGAAAGACACGAAGGCTATCAGCCCGGGAACGGGTACTGCCAGAAATGTGAAATTCCGGTCAGAGGTCCTGGAAAACGTCAATATTATCGGTACGACCGACAGGCAGCTCCTGGTGGCCAATGGTGTCCCCGACGTCGGAAGGTTCTTCACCCCGAGCGACATCAATAATCGGCGTTTCGTATGCGTCATCGGAAGCGAGATCCGTGACCTTCTCTTCGGGGAAGCGGACCCGCTGAACAAGGATATCAAGGTGGGCCAATACAAGTTCCGCGTGATCGGAGTCATGGAAAAACTCGGCAGCGGAGGGTTCTTTGGTGGCCCGAATTTCGACAGAAGAATCTCAATACCGGTCACCAGCTTTATCAAGGCGTACGGAGCAAGAAACAGATCGTTCGAAATAGCGGTAAAGGCCCCGAGCCAGGAACAGATGGAAGAATTCAAATTCGAGCTTATAGGTGAGATGCGAAAAATCCGCAAGCTCTCTCCTACCGAAGAAGACGATTTCTCGATCAACTCGATGGACTCCATGATGGACGCATACAACAATGTGATGGGAGTGGTGTTCCTTGTCGGATTCATCATTACCGGCTTCTCTCTCTTCGTAGGCGGAATAGGCGTAATGAACATCATGCTCGTATCTGTCACCGAGCGTACGCGGGAGATAGGAATAAGAAAAGCTATAGGAGCGCGTCGCAGAGTGATCCTCACCGAGTTCCTTCTTGAGTCCTGTTACATCTGCCTGACAGGTGGAGTGATCGGCCTCGCCATCTCTTACGGTGTGGCCGCCCTGATAAACAGGTTCCTGATGCCGGCAGCGGTCAATCTGCCGGTGATCCTTGCGGCGATCCTGGTATCGTTTATTGTAGGTATCGTGTCGGGGCTTATGCCTGCTATGAAGGCTTCGCGCCTCAACCCGATCGAAGCGCTGATGTACGAGTAA